From a single Nocardioides sp. dk884 genomic region:
- a CDS encoding proline--tRNA ligase, translated as MILRMSSLFVRTLREDPADAEVPSHRLLVRAGYIRRTAPGIYSWLPLGLRVLRKIEGIVREEMDAIGAQEVSFPALLPREPYEATNRWTEYGDNLFRLQDRKGNDYLLGPTHEEMFTLLVKDLYSSYKDLPLSIYQIQQKYRDEARPRAGLLRGREFTMKDSYSFDVDEAGLEQSYQNHRDAYVRIFDRLGFDYAIVKATAGAMGGSRSEEFLAKAAVGEDTYVRCTRCDYAANVEAVQVRPGVPAALDGAPAAHVEDTPATPTIDTLVDHLNSAFPREDRPWTAGDTLKNVLVVLHHPDGTREPLAIGLPGDREVDAKRLEGQLEPIEVEVFDEADFAKHPSLVKGYIGPGVLGEERASGIRYLVDPRVVEGTRWVTGADQDGKHVLDLVVGRDFTPDGTIEAADVRDGDECPACAEGVLETARGIEMGHIFQLGRKYAEALGLEVLDENGKRVTVTMGSYGIGCTRAVAAIAEGTLDEKGLSWPRNVAPADVHLVAAGKDEAVFAAAERIAHELSADGIEVLYDDRAGKISPGVKFKDAELIGVPTIVVVGKNLAQDGTVEIRDRRTGEMAAVPADHVVDHIVQAVRRVRA; from the coding sequence ATGATCTTGCGGATGTCGAGCCTGTTCGTGCGGACCCTGCGGGAGGATCCCGCGGATGCGGAGGTCCCCAGCCACCGGCTCCTCGTCCGGGCGGGGTACATCCGGCGTACGGCGCCGGGCATCTACAGCTGGCTGCCGCTCGGCCTGCGCGTGCTGCGCAAGATCGAGGGCATCGTGCGCGAGGAGATGGACGCCATCGGCGCCCAGGAGGTCTCGTTCCCCGCCCTGCTGCCCCGTGAGCCCTACGAGGCCACGAACCGTTGGACCGAGTACGGCGACAACCTCTTCCGCCTGCAGGACCGCAAGGGCAACGACTACCTGCTCGGGCCCACCCACGAGGAGATGTTCACGCTCCTGGTCAAGGACCTGTACTCCTCCTACAAGGACCTGCCGCTGTCGATCTACCAGATCCAGCAGAAGTACCGCGACGAGGCGCGCCCCCGCGCCGGCCTGCTGCGAGGTCGTGAGTTCACGATGAAGGACTCCTACTCCTTCGACGTCGACGAGGCGGGCCTGGAGCAGAGCTACCAGAACCACCGCGACGCCTACGTGCGGATCTTCGACCGCCTCGGCTTCGACTACGCCATCGTCAAGGCCACCGCCGGCGCCATGGGCGGCTCGCGCTCGGAGGAGTTCCTCGCCAAGGCCGCGGTCGGCGAGGACACCTACGTGCGCTGCACGCGCTGCGACTACGCCGCGAACGTCGAGGCCGTGCAGGTGCGCCCGGGCGTGCCCGCCGCCCTCGACGGCGCCCCTGCCGCCCACGTCGAGGACACCCCGGCGACGCCGACCATCGACACCCTGGTCGACCACCTCAACAGCGCCTTCCCCCGCGAGGACCGTCCCTGGACCGCGGGGGACACCCTCAAGAACGTGCTCGTCGTGCTGCACCACCCCGACGGCACCCGCGAGCCGCTCGCGATCGGCCTGCCCGGCGACCGCGAGGTCGACGCGAAGCGCCTCGAGGGCCAGCTCGAGCCGATCGAGGTCGAGGTCTTCGACGAGGCCGACTTCGCCAAGCACCCCAGCCTGGTCAAGGGCTACATCGGTCCCGGGGTGCTGGGGGAGGAGCGCGCCTCCGGCATCCGCTACCTCGTCGACCCCCGCGTCGTCGAGGGCACCCGCTGGGTCACCGGCGCCGACCAGGACGGCAAGCACGTCCTGGACCTGGTCGTCGGCCGCGACTTCACCCCGGACGGCACCATCGAGGCCGCTGACGTGCGCGACGGCGATGAGTGCCCCGCCTGTGCCGAGGGCGTGCTCGAGACCGCGCGCGGCATCGAGATGGGACACATCTTCCAGCTCGGCCGCAAGTACGCCGAGGCGCTCGGCCTCGAGGTGCTGGACGAGAACGGCAAGCGGGTCACGGTGACCATGGGCTCCTACGGCATCGGCTGCACCCGGGCGGTCGCCGCCATCGCCGAGGGCACCCTCGACGAGAAGGGCTTGAGCTGGCCGCGCAACGTCGCACCGGCCGACGTACACCTCGTCGCGGCCGGCAAGGACGAAGCCGTCTTCGCCGCGGCCGAGCGCATCGCGCACGAGCTGTCCGCCGACGGCATCGAGGTGCTCTACGACGACCGTGCGGGCAAGATCAGCCCCGGAGTGAAGTTCAAGGACGCCGAGCTGATCGGCGTCCCCACCATCGTGGTCGTGGGCAAGAACCTCGCCCAGGACGGCACCGTGGAGATCCGCGACCGCCGTACCGGGGAGATGGCGGCCGTGCCCGCCGACCACGTCGTCGACCACATCGTCCAGGCCGTCCGCCGCGTGCGGGCCTGA
- a CDS encoding acetyl-CoA hydrolase/transferase family protein yields the protein MSRISDPFLASKVTTAEAAAEHIGPGDSVGISGFTGAGYPKAVPKALASRIEAAHARGEEFTVGLWSGASTAPEVDGVLAEAHGLHTRVPYNSDPTLRGLINSGEVDYVDSHLSHSAQHMWFGFYGNLDVAVVEVAAILPNGLLIPGSSVGNNKTWLDQADRVILEVNHWHPREYEGFHDIYYGTALPPHRFPLQMTHSFQRIGDPYLRVDPAKVVAVVETNAPDRNTPFKAPDADSRAMAELLVDFLRHEVAHGRMPKDLLPLQSGVGNVANAVLEGLVDSEFENLTSFTEVIQDGMLDLLDCGKLRSVSATSFGLSPTGQQRFLDNMGAYKGRVLLRSEEISNHPELVRRLGVVAINGMIEADIYGNVNSTHVMGSGIMNGIGGSGDFARNAFLNFFVSPSTAKNGAISAIVPMASHVDHTEHDVHVLVTEQGLADLRGLSPSARADRVIANCAHPNYRDALTDYVARARAARPAAQHTPHLLDEALSWHSRYLATGKM from the coding sequence ATGAGCAGGATCTCCGATCCCTTCCTGGCCTCGAAGGTCACCACCGCCGAGGCTGCCGCCGAGCACATCGGCCCCGGCGACTCGGTCGGCATCAGCGGTTTCACCGGTGCGGGCTACCCCAAGGCCGTGCCCAAGGCCCTGGCCAGCCGCATCGAGGCCGCCCACGCCCGCGGCGAGGAGTTCACCGTCGGGTTGTGGAGCGGCGCGTCGACGGCGCCGGAGGTCGACGGCGTGCTCGCCGAGGCCCACGGCCTGCACACGCGGGTGCCCTACAACTCCGACCCGACGCTGCGCGGGCTGATCAACTCCGGTGAGGTCGACTACGTCGACTCCCACCTGAGCCACTCCGCGCAGCACATGTGGTTCGGCTTCTACGGCAACCTCGACGTCGCGGTGGTCGAGGTGGCAGCGATCCTGCCCAACGGCCTGCTGATCCCGGGCAGCTCGGTCGGCAACAACAAGACCTGGCTGGACCAGGCCGACCGGGTGATCCTCGAGGTCAACCACTGGCACCCGCGCGAGTACGAGGGCTTCCACGACATCTACTACGGCACGGCGCTCCCGCCGCACCGTTTCCCGCTGCAGATGACGCACTCCTTCCAGCGCATCGGTGACCCCTACCTGCGCGTGGACCCGGCGAAGGTCGTCGCGGTCGTGGAGACCAACGCCCCGGACCGCAACACCCCGTTCAAGGCGCCCGATGCGGACTCCCGCGCGATGGCTGAGCTGCTGGTGGACTTCCTGCGCCACGAGGTCGCCCACGGCCGGATGCCCAAGGACCTGCTGCCGCTGCAGAGCGGCGTCGGCAACGTCGCCAACGCGGTCCTCGAGGGACTGGTCGACAGCGAGTTCGAGAACCTCACCTCCTTCACCGAGGTGATCCAGGACGGCATGCTCGACCTGCTCGACTGCGGCAAGCTGCGCTCGGTGTCGGCGACGTCCTTCGGGCTCTCCCCGACCGGGCAGCAGCGGTTCCTCGACAACATGGGGGCCTACAAGGGCCGGGTGCTGCTGCGCAGCGAGGAGATCTCCAACCATCCCGAGCTCGTGCGTCGTCTGGGCGTGGTCGCGATCAACGGGATGATCGAGGCCGACATCTACGGCAACGTGAACTCCACCCATGTCATGGGATCGGGGATCATGAACGGCATCGGCGGCAGCGGTGACTTCGCGCGCAACGCCTTCCTGAACTTCTTCGTCTCGCCGTCGACGGCCAAGAACGGCGCGATCTCCGCGATCGTGCCGATGGCCAGCCACGTCGACCACACCGAGCACGACGTGCACGTGCTGGTCACCGAGCAGGGCCTCGCCGACCTGCGCGGGCTGTCGCCGAGCGCCCGCGCGGACCGGGTGATCGCGAACTGCGCCCACCCCAACTACCGCGACGCGCTCACCGACTACGTCGCGCGGGCCCGCGCCGCGCGGCCCGCCGCGCAGCACACCCCGCACCTGCTCGACGAGGCGCTGTCGTGGCACTCGCGCTACCTCGCGACGGGGAAGATGTGA
- a CDS encoding HAD family hydrolase, translating into MSAAPGLEPGIEPGIAAGIEAVIFDWGGTLTRWHDVDFHAESVALAQAVITTPTPDDDHHAHAARLHRAGDVIWGRSRDHQQSSTIADLFAEAGLDHDPELLSAYYGFWEPHTETDPEVGPMWRTLREQGIRVGVLSNTIWPRAWHEGFFERDGVRHLIDGDVYTSEIPWTKPSPRAFAAAMAAVGATDPARCVYVGDRLFDDVWGAQNAGMRAIHVPHSTIPATQVGHTEGTPDAVVSRLSEIPDVLLAWS; encoded by the coding sequence GTGAGCGCCGCCCCAGGGCTCGAGCCAGGGATCGAGCCAGGGATCGCCGCGGGCATCGAGGCGGTGATCTTCGACTGGGGCGGCACCCTCACCCGGTGGCACGACGTGGACTTCCACGCCGAGTCCGTCGCGCTGGCCCAGGCGGTCATCACGACGCCGACTCCGGACGACGACCACCACGCCCACGCCGCCCGCCTGCACCGCGCCGGCGACGTGATCTGGGGACGCAGCCGCGACCACCAGCAGAGCTCCACGATCGCTGACCTGTTCGCCGAGGCGGGCCTCGACCACGACCCCGAGCTGCTCAGCGCCTACTACGGCTTCTGGGAGCCGCACACCGAGACCGACCCCGAGGTCGGGCCGATGTGGCGCACGCTGCGCGAGCAGGGGATCCGGGTCGGGGTGCTGTCGAACACCATCTGGCCCCGGGCCTGGCACGAGGGCTTCTTCGAGCGCGACGGGGTGCGCCACCTGATCGACGGCGACGTCTACACCAGCGAGATCCCGTGGACCAAGCCGTCCCCGCGCGCGTTCGCGGCGGCGATGGCCGCCGTCGGGGCCACCGACCCCGCCCGGTGCGTGTACGTCGGCGACCGGCTCTTCGACGACGTGTGGGGTGCCCAGAACGCCGGGATGCGCGCGATCCACGTCCCGCACAGCACGATCCCGGCGACCCAGGTCGGTCACACCGAGGGGACCCCCGACGCGGTGGTCTCCCGGCTCTCCGAGATCCCGGACGTCCTCCTCGCCTGGTCCTGA
- a CDS encoding ferritin-like domain-containing protein: MSELEALQTALAAEHAAVHVYGVLGAQTSRTAQPTLAAALQDAYAQHRARRDRVIAAVRDLGGTPVGPEVAYDLPERLDDPGAVTRRARELEQAAAETYAFVVASTTGTRRARAIVDLTDAAVRGLAFGARPETLPGID, encoded by the coding sequence ATGAGCGAGCTCGAGGCGCTGCAGACCGCGCTCGCCGCGGAGCACGCGGCCGTCCACGTGTACGGCGTGCTGGGCGCCCAGACCTCCCGCACCGCCCAGCCGACGCTCGCCGCGGCGCTCCAGGACGCCTACGCCCAGCACCGCGCCCGACGCGACCGGGTGATCGCTGCGGTGCGCGACCTCGGCGGCACCCCGGTCGGTCCGGAGGTCGCCTACGACCTGCCCGAGCGGCTCGACGACCCGGGCGCCGTCACCCGGCGTGCGCGCGAGCTCGAGCAGGCCGCGGCCGAGACCTACGCCTTCGTCGTGGCGAGTACGACGGGCACCCGGCGCGCCCGGGCGATCGTGGACCTCACCGACGCGGCCGTGCGAGGGCTGGCGTTCGGGGCGCGCCCGGAGACTCTGCCCGGCATCGACTGA
- the rimP gene encoding ribosome maturation factor RimP has product MSTARQDEVRARIETELAEPLAALGLDVEAVELTPAGKRRVLRIAVDKDGGVTLDDVADATGAINRVLDDSDVLGEQPYTLEVTSRGVDRPLTLPRHWRRNADRLVKVTLADGSTVTGRIGDSDETSVTLDVDGTAQQVAYADVNKALVQIEFNRKNEES; this is encoded by the coding sequence GTGAGCACAGCCAGGCAGGACGAGGTCCGGGCCAGGATCGAGACCGAGCTCGCGGAGCCCCTCGCAGCCCTCGGGCTCGACGTCGAGGCGGTGGAGCTGACTCCCGCCGGGAAGCGCCGGGTCCTCCGCATCGCCGTCGACAAGGACGGCGGGGTGACCCTCGACGACGTCGCCGACGCCACCGGAGCCATCAACCGCGTGCTCGACGACTCCGACGTGCTCGGTGAGCAGCCCTACACCCTCGAGGTGACCTCTCGCGGGGTCGACCGGCCGCTGACGCTGCCGCGCCACTGGCGCCGCAACGCCGACCGGTTGGTGAAGGTGACCCTCGCCGACGGCTCCACCGTCACGGGGCGGATCGGGGACTCCGACGAGACGTCGGTGACCCTCGACGTCGACGGCACCGCCCAGCAGGTGGCCTACGCCGACGTCAACAAGGCGCTCGTGCAGATCGAGTTCAACCGGAAGAACGAGGAATCCTGA
- the nusA gene encoding transcription termination factor NusA: protein MDIDLSILRMLEREKEISFDVLVEAIEQAMLTAYHKSPGAQQHARVVLDRRSGHVSVLVRETDEEGNLIGAEYDDTPQGFGRIAATTAKQIMLQRLRDAEDDIRFGEFAGKEGDIVSGVIQQGRNPDDVMVDLGKLEALLPVSERVPGESYVHGTRIKCLVISVRKGMRGPQITLSRSHPNLVKKLFALEVPEIADGTVEIAAIAREAGHRSKIAVHSTVDGVNAKGACIGPLGQRVRNVMAELNGEKIDIVDWSTDPAVLVASALSPARVSSVEIIDAAARSARVVVPDFQLSLAIGKEGQNARLAARLTGWRIDIRSDEEAPAS from the coding sequence ATGGACATCGACCTGAGCATCCTGCGGATGCTGGAGCGCGAGAAGGAGATCTCCTTCGACGTGCTCGTCGAGGCGATCGAGCAGGCGATGCTCACGGCCTACCACAAGAGCCCCGGCGCCCAGCAGCACGCGCGAGTCGTGCTGGACCGGCGCAGCGGACACGTGAGCGTCCTGGTGCGGGAGACCGACGAGGAGGGCAACCTCATCGGCGCGGAGTACGACGACACCCCCCAGGGCTTCGGCCGGATCGCCGCCACCACCGCGAAGCAGATCATGCTCCAGCGGCTGCGTGACGCCGAGGACGACATCCGCTTCGGGGAGTTCGCCGGCAAGGAGGGCGACATCGTCTCGGGCGTGATCCAGCAGGGTCGCAACCCCGACGACGTGATGGTCGACCTCGGCAAGCTCGAGGCGCTGCTGCCGGTCAGCGAGCGCGTGCCGGGGGAGAGCTACGTCCACGGCACCCGCATCAAGTGCCTGGTGATCTCGGTGCGCAAGGGCATGCGTGGTCCGCAGATCACGCTGTCGCGCTCGCACCCCAACCTGGTCAAGAAGCTCTTCGCCCTCGAGGTCCCCGAGATCGCCGACGGCACCGTCGAGATCGCGGCGATCGCCCGCGAGGCGGGGCACCGCAGCAAGATCGCCGTCCACTCCACCGTCGACGGCGTCAACGCCAAGGGCGCCTGCATCGGCCCCCTGGGCCAGCGGGTGCGCAACGTGATGGCCGAGCTCAACGGCGAGAAGATCGACATCGTCGACTGGTCCACCGACCCGGCCGTCCTGGTCGCCAGCGCGCTGTCGCCGGCCCGGGTCAGCTCGGTCGAGATCATCGACGCCGCCGCCCGCTCGGCGCGCGTGGTCGTCCCGGACTTCCAGCTCTCCCTCGCCATCGGCAAGGAGGGCCAGAACGCTCGGCTCGCGGCGCGGCTCACGGGCTGGCGCATCGACATCCGCTCCGACGAGGAGGCTCCGGCCTCCTGA
- a CDS encoding YlxR family protein produces the protein MGCRARVAKRELLRVTAGSDADGRPAVVPDPTATSPGRGAHLHPTSECYELAVRRKAFPRALRFTAGAGLSAALLGEYLGQRDHQA, from the coding sequence GTGGGCTGCCGCGCTCGAGTCGCCAAGCGCGAGTTGTTGCGGGTGACCGCCGGCTCGGACGCAGACGGCCGACCAGCCGTCGTGCCCGATCCAACGGCCACCTCGCCCGGCCGTGGAGCGCATCTGCACCCCACGTCCGAGTGTTACGAGCTCGCGGTGCGACGGAAGGCATTCCCTCGCGCACTGCGGTTCACCGCAGGCGCCGGACTCTCCGCCGCACTGCTGGGCGAGTACCTCGGCCAGCGTGACCACCAGGCATGA